The genomic region ATACCGACAACCGCAACACTCAACGCCAGAAAACACACAAATTTACGGCTTCCCTCTTTCAACATTTAAACCTCCTTAAAATTGCACTAGGAAGAAAAATTTCAATTTTCGACCAGAGCAATTCGTGCGATCTTCGCGCACAGTTGATAAACCAAGGAAACTGTCCAAATTTTTTGGACAGTCCCAATTTTCACCAGTTATAATTCAAGTTTTCAAAGAAAACTAAAAACCCATTGCGCGCTGCTTATTTTTACCTAATAAACTTTTTTGACTACTGCTTTTCCTGCAAACCCGCGCCAGGCAAAATTCAAGGCGGGTTTGCAAATCGGAATTCTTTATGTAAAATCTATGAGAACTTTGAGCATGGTTCCTTGGTTTGCGTCAAAATCTCCGAATGCTTTTGCAGCGTCTTTAAATTTATAGACATTCGTAATTATCTTTTCCAAGGGCGCTTTTCCGGCTTTTACCAAATCGATCAGTTCTATAAAATCTTTTTTCAGCGCATTACGCGAACCGTAAACGTTCAGTTCTTTTTTTTGCAACAACGTAAAATTAAAATCGGCGTTTTTCTTTCCCACACCGATCTGAACAACACGCCCGCCGAAACAGGCGGCGTCTATACAATTTAAAAATGTGGAAGGAAGTCCAACAGCTTCCGCCGTTACGTCGAAACCGTTGCCGTCGGTTATTTTATTTACGGCTTTTAAAAAGGCTTCGGGATCCGTGTTTAAAATCGTGCCGTCTATTCCGAATTGTTTGGCGATTTCAAGCTTTTTTTCCGCAACATCGGAAATCCAAACCTTCGCACCCTTTGCCTTTGCAGCCACAGCTGCAAGAACGCCTATGGTTCCGGCTCCCATAACAAGGACTCTTTCTCCTTCTTTTACGTTGCACCGTGAAATTCCGTGATAGGATATGCAAAACGGTTCGATAACTGCAAGAACTTTAGGATCAAGTCCCTTGCCGTCATAAATACGTTCAAGCGGCATCGTTATATATTCTGCAAAACCGCCTTCCCTTTGAACGCCCATAGTCTGGTTGTCCATACATGCATTTACGATGCCGTGCCTGCAGGAATAGCACTTTGTGCAATTGAAATAAGGATTGCAGGTTACGATCATTCCCTTTTTAAGGCAGTATTTGTTTTCGTCTATTTCGACGATTTCGGCCGAAAACTCGTGCCCCGGAACACGCGGATAAGAAAAATATGCAAAAGTTCCTCTGTAAGATCCCAAATCGGATCCGCAAATTCCGCCGTACAGGGGTTTTAACAAGGCTTCTCCCGGCTTGCGGGTGGGTTTTTGAATATCCTTGATTACGACTTCTTTAGGATTATTAATACAAATAGCTTTCATAGGCTATAACTCCCGTATCTTACTATATAACACGATAAAACATCACCGTGTATAAAAATACTATACCTTAACATACCTCGATGTCAAATTCTTTATAGGGAGCGGCTCTTGCAGCAAGTGTGATTTTTTTGCCTATTTCCGTGCCGCCCGCATACCCCTGCATCAGCCCATACCAGCCGCCCATATCCGTATTGACAAATTTCCAATCACGGTAAAGAATAGGGCATCTTAAAAAACTCGCGGTGCAAATGCCGCGGTTGAGCTTTGGGGTAGGA from Treponema parvum harbors:
- a CDS encoding zinc-binding alcohol dehydrogenase family protein, with the translated sequence MKAICINNPKEVVIKDIQKPTRKPGEALLKPLYGGICGSDLGSYRGTFAYFSYPRVPGHEFSAEIVEIDENKYCLKKGMIVTCNPYFNCTKCYSCRHGIVNACMDNQTMGVQREGGFAEYITMPLERIYDGKGLDPKVLAVIEPFCISYHGISRCNVKEGERVLVMGAGTIGVLAAVAAKAKGAKVWISDVAEKKLEIAKQFGIDGTILNTDPEAFLKAVNKITDGNGFDVTAEAVGLPSTFLNCIDAACFGGRVVQIGVGKKNADFNFTLLQKKELNVYGSRNALKKDFIELIDLVKAGKAPLEKIITNVYKFKDAAKAFGDFDANQGTMLKVLIDFT